Within Salvia splendens isolate huo1 chromosome 21, SspV2, whole genome shotgun sequence, the genomic segment GGCTAGGACTAATAAAACTGAAAGTATGAGAAAACTTACATATGTAAAAAGTATAAAATGCTTGAAGCAAGTATTTAGATGGGCTTCCTCCTTAAGACTCACAATCTTCTGAAAATGTGAATGGTATATATGAGCATATACTCGGAATAGCCGTTTGAATATGGTCTTCACAACGTCCCTGAAATTAGTAGGAAACGGTGCACCTGCAAATGTTCCTCTGTAAGCATTGAGCCTATAGATTTATCAAAATGCAAAATACTTTGCCAAAATGCTGGTGGATGTGAAATTGTGAATTAGCAACAGCAGAAAGGTAGTTTTTTTATATCATGGGTTTTCCATGTGAAAACAGCATTGATAAACTGAACCAGACATGATCATTACCAAGCCTTTGAGGAAATAAGGACTCATCATCCAACTGTGTCTCAATCCAGTCCATTAAATACTCGACATATTTAGGTGCCGAAACTTCAATAGGTCTTTTAATTGTTACACCATCCGCCCATCTATACTCGTACCTGAAAAAGTTTTGTCTGCACATCAGGGATAAATACTTCTACGTACGTATAAAATAAACATATACATTCTGCTTCTTGGTTAAAAACAACAGTTCTGTGACAAGCATATATTGAGTAAGGGTGAATTTGAACGATCAGCCAGACATACTTAGGGCCAGCAGTCATTGTAGGGCAGTTTTCTGGTGTACAGAACTCTGTGAGGGTGCCATAGAGAAGATTCACCTGGTTGAAGAAGTCTACAGCTGAAGATGAAAAATCAAGCaacttttttcaatttttatcctCAGAAAAAATCTAATAAAGCAGATGAAGGATAAGTACAAACTGTTATTCTTTAATCATGTAGAAATTGCTATTATGTTTCCTTTCTTTTATGCCTTCATCACACACGATTAGAAGTCAACAAAAGAGTAATACCATCATACGATGAGCAATCGATGAGGAACTGTATGCTTAAAAACAGAGACACAAGGAGCTTGgaactgtgtgtgtgtgtgtgtgtgtgcgagagagagagagagagagtactgTTAACAGCCAGCCATTCATTAAAATCTTCACCGGGAGGTAACCTTACAGCTTCTCGCAAGTTCCCACTACCTAAAGTGGCATCAATATGCTGTCTAAGCTGTGCACCCTGCATATTATGTAATAGATTTAATGATCAATAATATGGAAGGTCATAAAGAAGTCAGTTCAATACGTTCTGCTTGCAGCCATAAGCGATAGTCACACAGCTGAACACAACAGGAACGAGATGAACTCCTATTTGCTATCAATATGCTTCAAGCAAATAACCAAGGCATAACTAATCCACCTAAGTCCTATCACCTCTGGATCTCAACCATGCATGATAGAATAATCAGGCAACAGAGAAGGGATTTGAACAATGAAGAAGAAGGAAATCGAAAGAATATTTCCTTTACTTTGAGCATAGACAAGAACATAAAAGGATAAGACAAGACATGCTATCCCCATGCTTACTGAATCAAATCTGACTTTTTCCCTCTTGGTGTAGCTGGCATCATCAGCTAGGGCAAGTGAAACTAAAATAAAGACTGGTCAAAAAACATTATCCGCTACATGATGTAAATTTTTGGAAAGCTTGAGGAATAAAAAATGAAGCAAGATTGACCTAATACCCGACTTATAAAGAAGATTGAAGTAGCATCATGTCATCCCATAAATCGAAAATTAACAAACTAAATATGCAAAATGTGATTTTTCAAGCAGAGGTTCGCTACAGACAGTGCCAATGAAGACCAGAACAGTCATGAAGGGTATATATATTCAGTTAGGAAGAAATGCACCTTACTGCCTGATGGGGCACTTTTCTTAGGCCGGAATGTCCTTTGATTCCTGTCCAAAAGAGAAAACCACACATTACAAATAATGAGATGATCTCCTAAAAACCAATGATATCCACTTAGTTTACACAAACAAAACTAACTGGACATATAATCAAGATGCGTTTTCAACAGATTAGGCATCTATGTTACTACAGTGATATGTCTGTGTTAAAAGGTGTAGTTCTTTTATCTTCATTAATCATGAACCATGTGTCAAACAACTCATATTCTTTAGTATAAGTAGTCAGCCGCATTTTGCCTCATTTTAAAGACAAGTCCTGTATTTAATCCACCTCATATTAGGAAGCTACAAATGTCATAGCAGTGAAAGCATGCTACAACTTTGTGATATGCTACATCTCTTCCTCATTAATTCATTCATACATATGAGTGCCTACTTGCagaaaaaatgtaaataaaatacacatataatcACTAATGCAGATAATCACTGTGATTTGGGAATAATTAGAAAACTTAATTGGGGTAGCTGATCAGAGAATATTCCCGCCATATATTTCTATTCTCTTTTTGTTCACAGTCAAACTCTAAGCTTCAATTCCACGCCGAAAGCTCACATAAATGGGCTATGCTAAATTGCTAACTTCAACCcaaataacaaaaaaacaaaaaaacaaaaaaacaaaatacaaataacatTTATTTCCTCTTTCTCAATCAAAAATCAATCTTGATACGAACATCAAAGCACGCATATGAATCGATCAGCTGAGTGTAGAAACAACACAAAAcgaaaaaaccaaaaaatcaGAAATCCAATAAACGAAGCGCAGATCCGACGTAAAACATCACGCACCAAGAAATCACAATCAGATGAAAAGTCGAAATTATTACCTGCCAATGCCAAAGAGACTCATGGCTGTtgaaagatagagaaagagaaGGGTGGAGAGATGATGAAAAAGCGGGGAATATTTACAGAGGAAGaggaatattattatatttaaaggGGGGACATAAAATTAGTGGAATTGTCGAAAAAAGCTGTGGAGCACTGACTTGGCTTCCACTGATAAACAGGAGAGCAGCAGCTCGGAATCATAAACAGATTCCCACTCAATACAATTTGGTCAAGCtcaatttacaaataaaaatttaatttttcccATCCTTATTTTCCAATtcttggaagaaaaaaaaattagtcttTAATTGCATTCATAGTACTCCGTATTTAATTGCAAACAACAAAATTGCATAGTTGGCAAATGGCAATCATCATTGATGGAGGGGAGTGTGTGAGTTGTAACTGTCTGCTTGCATTGACCATGTATTTCCTAGCTACACTTCAACCGCTTTCTATTAGAATATCAATACATTATCACATCATCATAAgagactctctctctctctctctctctctctctctctcatcttttGTGTTGTGAGCTAATTTGATCAGTAAACTTTAAATGGGCCCAGCCCAAAATAAAAAAGTCCAATTAGTTGGGCTAGAGCTGTGTTATCCCCTTCAAATATGGGCTGCTCTTTCCAAAATATCAATTCCAAATCTTCTAGTTTCTCACTGAGTTTTTGATATCTTAGATATTGACCTATTATTTGGGTTGTCTTCAACATAGGTAAACTTTATTTCTTGAAACTGGTTTACAGTTTTGTGGGGGCTACTTTGTGGTGGAGGGAGCAAGAAGATGAGAAAGTAGAATAAAGATAGAATTTTGGTGTTAAAATTGCTCATGGAATTTCGTAGTGGAATTTTTTCAAGGATGCTTCAAAATCAAAAGGGATGGTTAATTCTTTATAGATGTTCGCACCTAGCCGAGTAAAAGAAAATGTAAACGTTCAAGAGGGGAGAAGGCTATGAGAGAGAGCAAACAATTTTTATTGGttagtaatattttttgttttaattaaaatccttaTATATAGATTTTCGCTAACTGGAACTATTACTAAAAAGGAACTTTGGGCTTATCATTCTAGAGGAGCTTCTGGGGATTCTATTCTATCCCATGTAATTTTTCGAGCAAAATCATACAAGAAATTTATTACTACTTGACAAGtaaaatacatatttaattcataggagtatataatatcTAGAAAATCATTAAACAAAGATGAAAAGTAGGATATTTGTATGTAGCACAAAAGAGAAGATAAAGTTGTTCCATCAAACCTAACAAAATAATGATCAATAGATGGATTTTAATGTCACTTGGAATCTAGGAAAACTTGATGACAAAGGTTGCATACAGAGGTCATCATATCTTCACATGATGTGTAACATCATTGGACCACCACCTCAACCAAACGCCATAATTCAAGCCCCACCCCTCCTCCAGCCCCCCCACCCCACCCAATCCTATGTTGCCTCCCACCGCCCCCCATGTCCCCTCTCATCTCAGCACTCCCCAAAACCCACTTTAATTCTCCTTCCTATTAACCTCTCCAGTCACCAAGATTTCATCTTTAGCCAAGAGAAAAGAGTATGCCCCCATAGCTACCAACTTCTGATTCGGGTTAGTTGCAGTTTTTTGCAGTGTACTTGTAAAAATCCCAGCTTTTTCAATTTCCTGCACCAGCTTTTCACCCCACACTCTCCCTTATCTGCAATCTGCATCGCATGTTTGCCCAAACCCTAGATCTGTGCTACAGTTGGTGAATACCTACTCCCCTCTCTCCCTTTCTTGTACACAGACACTGCTAGTGTCTCTGTTTTACACTTTTTATCTTGAGTTCTTGAGTTTATGTGAGCAGCTTTTTTCATTGAAGCAGTTAGTGTGCATGTTTAAGCTGTGTAGCTTCTGTTTTTTCATGAAATTCCCTCTTTTCGCTCTCATTTATATGTGCAGCTGCTTTGTGTTGGAAGTGAGATCTCAAAATAAAGAAACTAGGGCTCTAATAAAGTACTGTAGCATCTTTGCATGTCTGCATATGTTTGCTATGTTGTGTGTTTGCTGATTGTGTTCATATTTGATTATGGCAGGAATTGAAAGAAGAAGATAGTTTGATTATCAAGGAGTGGTGGAAGTATAGAAGAAAAGAGTGGAAGTAAGAGGGTGGAAAGATGAGTGGGGCAGCATCATCTTCGGTGGGGGTGGGGCTGGGAGTTGGGGCTGGGATAGGCGGCGGAGGCGAGCTGGGGTATGGGGGATATAGGGCACCATTCACTGCAGTGCAATGGCAGGAGCTGGAGCACCAAGCCATGATATACAAGTACCTCATGGCTGGCTTGCCAGTCCCACCCGACCTTGTTATGCCCATTCGTCGAAGCTTTGATGCCATTTCTGCCCGTTTCTTTCACCATCCTTCATGTAATCATCTTGCTGTTTGCTTACCATCTTTTTTTATATGTCTGCCTATGTAGATATGTGTGTGCGCAAAGTGTCTATTAATTAGTGTTGTGGCCAGAGCCTATGTTTGTTGGAAATATTGGTTGCAACTTGATTGATATGTTGCAACTCATTTTATAGCAAAAAATGCTGATAACTCATTAATTGCACCAGTTGCTATATCTATTTATAAACTGGTGAGTTCCATAATTTAAGCTCAGTTTGGATATTGTTATTAAAAGGCTTCTCTTATCTTATTCTGTGAATTATGGGAATAAGTAGAAGAATCTAGCATAAGGTTTTACTTGATTTAACCTGAGCTAGTTTGTTACATTATAGTTTCCTACAGGTCATATTTTGGGATGTATTTAgtgatgtgaaaatgttgttgtACTTGATTTAATCTAGCATAGTGAAGTGTTGGTTTAATTTTCTTGTGCTCCCCAATATAGTAGTTGTTGTATATCTAACAAGGAATGTAACTTTGGCTGTTTATCATGCAGTGGGATACTGTTCCTATTATGGGAAGAAATTCGATCCCGAGCCTGGGAGATGTCGGAGGACGGATGGGAAGAAGTGGAGGTGCTCGAAAGATGCACATCCAGACTCCAAATATTGCGAGCGGCATATGCACCGTGGTCGCAACCGTTCAAGAAAGCCTGTGGAATCCCAGTCTACTTTGCAGTCTGCATCGACTGCAATGTCCCACATATCTAGTGGGTGTGGTAATAACAGTGGAAGCTTTCATGGCAGTGGCAGTGGAAGCGGAAGTTATCAGAACATGCCATATTATTCTGTTGCCAGTTCAGATGGATCATCTTTTGGGAGCAACGTGACAAAGCTACAGATGGAGCCTCTCTCCTACGGGATCGAGAACAAGGACTTCAGGCAGTTCTGTTTAAGCTTATCAATTATCAAAATCATCCATAGTCCTTAAACACTTGGTACTTTATATGCTCAGGAATATAACCCGAGATTTCCTAGGATCCTCTTGGTAAATAAGAACCATTATGCTAGGAAAGGAAAGGAAATAATCTTGAAACATTTGCATGCAGTTTCTAGAGAGCTGGGCTCAGTTTTCTGGTATGGGTATTCATTGATACTAAATTactttataaaaatgataggaCCATAATTACTTCCTTGTTTGAGACATGATATTGGAAAGATTTGGAACTAGTTAACAATTTATAGGTTGCTATGTTTCTGTAGGGAATTTACTTTCAATTTCTTTATTCTCCAACTCCCAAACAAAGAGGGTCCATCATTTTTCCATCTCAAAAGACAACTTCCGCACTAGGTTGATAATATTGAATTTGGCAATTCCCTCATTCAGAAAGGTTGGAAAAGAATCCTTTACAATGGTCTAAACTCGACTTTCCCCTTCCCAAAAAGTTAGAATCAGAGACGAAGATAACATGGGGGATAATGAGAACATTTACTTATATCGAGTGTAACTGACTGAACTCTTTGTTACCATACAATGTTGAATCTAGGACCAATGGGGAGACAAAATTGTTTGTTTTCTGCACATCATAATATAACATTCAACTTTGTCATCACTTTGTCCCTACTCATTTTCTTGATTATGGTTACATTTCCAAATAATGCTATGTGTTTGTTCAACAATAACTTTTTTTTGGAATGCCAATACTATTCAGCCACCTGATACAGATAAAAAATAGGTTTATCATGGATCACTATAGTACTCTGGTCAAGGTTTCAATTGTCACTGCATTGAGTAGCTTTTCCCTCTCTCAACCGACTGCAGGGGATAAATATGCCCAGGAAACTCATATGCGGACAAGTGGTTGTAGTCCATGACATATATTACCTGCTAATATATCCAACTTTTCTGTGAAAGTTAGATATTAGTTGGCAACAGAGGAAATACAAACTCTCTTTGGATGCCACTTTATAGCCATCATATTTAGAATGTGATATATGTGATTGACATCATGTTTTTATGCCATGGGCTTTAACTTTCAAGGAGAGGATGATCAAATATTTATCTTCTCAACCTCTCTGATTTCGCTCTATTTGCCTGTGTCTGTTCATTAAAATCTACTGTGATTTTATATTTCCACACTCCAGCATCTGAGTCTATACTTGGTAAACTACACACCTCTTGACGCCTAAGTTGCATACGCAGGTATATACATGGGGTGACTCCCAATGCTGACGATAATAGTTTCTCACCCGAACCATCTGCAAGTGTTGGAAGCCTAGGTTTAGGCTCGAGCGCAGGAGGTGGTGGCATGTGGCGACTCCTGCCCTCTCAAGTCTCTTCGAGCTCCATGTTAAAGCCAAAATCCGATTCCCAGTTGCTCGGCCCGTCCTCCACTCAACAAAACATACCTCACACATTCGAGCCCATCTCAAAACAGAGGCAGCACTGCTTTTTGAGAGGTGAGATTGTTTCTCCAGTCCCAGATAAGCAGGAGGAGCAGCATCCAGTTCATCCTTTCTTTAGCGAGTGGCCCACGACTAAGGAATCATGGTCCACTCTCGACAATGATGATGGTTCCGGGAAAAACTTCTTCTCCACTACCCAGCTGTCCATGTCAATTCCGAGGGCTTCTGCCAATTTTTCTTCGAGCGGGTACTCCACACAGGGTGAGTCGAACAGAGAGCTCTGACGAGCTACATAGAACTCGCTAAGGTGAAACCATACTAACTCGTGGTTTTTGATACGTGTTGACACAGATGCTTGAAGCAGGAAAGGTACGGCGACAGCAATTCCATTCTGTGGCTGTATGCTGATTGAGGGCGCTTTGAGGTCTTTTTCTGCTTGTATGAGATTTGTTTGTCGACTTAATGTTAATGTTCTCTTAGGCAACTTGGTATGTTTAAAATTGAATATCTTGCTTGAATTCGGCATCCTGAATAAGTGTCTTGTTGGCCTCTGATGTAGAGTTTAGCCTCTTCTGTCTTGGTTGAAACCATCGGCAATAATAAAGCAGCGGTGCTACTGAAATTTAATGATATGAACTCAACTAGAGATCTTTATAATGGTTTTGTTCAGTACTCCATTTTATAAAGCAAATTGCAGCATTAGCACGAAATGGTTGAACATGCAATGTTCAGTAATCAGGGGGGAGATTGATCTTTCTTTCTTCTACTTGCTTGCTAACcatgttttttatatttgaggTGCTTGTGGGCACCTGTCACGTTTAAATAAACCAGTACTAACGTCATCGTTTTGGACGTGTGTTTTGTATGGTTAACTCAATTCTATAAAAACAATCGAATTGATTTTAAAATGTTCAATGTATGACGTGTGTATCATAATACTTGCTTTAAAGCAGTTGCTTCAACAATCAAATATTGCTTAAACTCAAAATGTGATCAAATCAAGTATTTCATCAACTCATTTTGGTATGAGTAATATACTTGACCATGCTAGTTATCTTTGCTATTTAAATAAAAGTTCTACTCATAACCAACAAtaagtatatttaatttaaatactgtACGTCTGTACCTACTACCAAACAAACAATGGATTATGGAGTGTACAAATAGGCTTAGATTTAAGCGAATTGCGATGGCACTTACATATGAATACACAGCAGAATAGGCACCATTTTTCACACACAGGCTTCAGCATCAGACAAACTATATCTACAAGAACCATTCCGCTTCAATCTGAACTAATAAGAATTTGGAGGTATATTTTCCCATCGTTTTAGCAAAAAGGTCAAATCCTCTTATATCATCAGGATAGAAGAATTTCATCTGATGATTCATGATTGTTATACTCGTTGGACCTGAAACAGAATCCCCAATGAGTGAAAAGATCATGTATTAGCAATTAGCAATTAGCAAGTTAAAAACAATAACATAGAGCATCCGAGCTACTCTATATTGTGAGCACCAGAAATAAATATCATGTACATTCATTGATGTCCAAATCCTGAAAAGAGTCTACGGAGAAAAAATTATTTAGATACTAAAAGATCATGATTAAGCTCTATCTAGTTAGCTACTACAGCAAATTATGCTGTTTTCCAAGTTCCAACAAACACTCAAACCAAAAATTTTGCTGTGGAGTTCACTGATGTCAAGCTTTTCTAAGCATTGTAGAAGTGCCAAAACTGGGCAATCAACAAGATACAGAAAGGTTAAAGTCAAAACAATCAACAAGAAAGCATCCAAGTCAAAAATCACACACTGTTAGACCATGGTGATGGCTGACTGGCTAACCCAAGAGATTAATATAGTAACAAAGCTTTCAAAAAGTCATGTTCACGTACCTCTATCCAGAGGGATTAAGCCTTCCAGTGACTCTATGTAAACAATCAGTTACATGCTTAGAATAGGAAGCAAACATGCTTCTGACATCCGGTAAATCTCTAAAGTTCTTCAAACTGTCAACTTTGAAACCTGAAAATGATGCACCTTGACTTTGTTGTGTGCCAGATATGCCTGTTCTATCGTCTTCCATGGTACTTCTGCTTCCAGTTAGACTAGAACCTTTCTTTTCAACTGATAATTCTGAAATAAACATTAAAGTAACAAAGCCTAAAGTGTTCAGTATAGAATTAAGTTCCATCATCTTCTACAAACATCATACTTCAAATAGGAAAAATTACATCACAAAAAAACATACCACTATGAGGGGCCCTAAATAGGTAATTAGCAGGAAGACCAAGGCCAACACCAAGAAAAGTGATCCCCACATTAAATCCAGCACCACAGCCGGCTCCAACGTAGCCAACTACCTCATGACCAAAGCCAGGGCCCCATCCTACACCGCAACCAATGCCTATTCCAACGCCCCAAAAGGCTCCGATCGTTGGATTCACTGGATTCCTCCTCTCATATCTCCTAAATAAACCCTTTATAATCATTTCTACCTGAAATTTCAAGCAGAATTTGATAGATTAAAAACAGTTTGTAGCAGAATACACAGGTTACGAGTTTGTACTTATCAACGCCATCATAGGAAGAGTTTTAAGAGACACAAACAACTACAAAGCTAAAAATTGAGGGACTCCCAGAGCGGATCACCTCAACCACCATTTCGTTTTTGCGAAGCGACTACATTTAAATCAcagatatatacatataaaacaataaaattcgCGCACAATGTAGAAAAGAGCACATCAGACACCTTATGTAAATGAGAGAggaaatatcaacacaaatacGAAACTTAACGCGCAAAAATTGCATGAATTTTGCTCATTATCTGTATCAACCAGAAATAATAATATAGATAAAACGTAAAATTGAGCGCAATTATCTGTACGTGTGATTGAGCTGAGACTGGGAGCAAGCTTCAACTCTTGCTTGAAGAGCAACGAAAAGAAAGTGGATGATAAATGATAATACAGTCATTTTCAAATTTGAGGCTGAAATTGGCCCGGTATTTGCAACTGGGCCGACTGCTGGGGCCCACATTCGAGTGATTTGTTGATTCAATCTTTtttttaagagcatctccaatagaaatagcccggcaatagcctagccacaaactcctcctgccacatcagcagcactaaaaaccccttctgccacatcatcaggacaagcaactggacgaGTAATAGGTCAGCCATaacctagccacaataaacaaaattataaaaataaataattaacaatcatacaaaatacggaattaaatttacaacacagatacgggaaaactcaataataatattgaaatttaaaaaactactttaattaaaaaaaagtacattaattaaaaaaaattacattaatctaaaaaaaactcctccgcctcactcctcgccgccgccgttgtcgccgctatccgggaccccaaATTTGCcacatctgagcccgcgtctgagccccgacctgtgccgcggcgggattcaaatcggcccgcatactcactagcattgcgtgaagaaaactcttctcctcggggtcagttgccgccctccattcagctaagatcttgtacatctgagctcgcg encodes:
- the LOC121785039 gene encoding MOB kinase activator-like 1A → MSLFGIGRNQRTFRPKKSAPSGSKGAQLRQHIDATLGSGNLREAVRLPPGEDFNEWLAVNTVDFFNQVNLLYGTLTEFCTPENCPTMTAGPKYEYRWADGVTIKRPIEVSAPKYVEYLMDWIETQLDDESLFPQRLGAPFPTNFRDVVKTIFKRLFRVYAHIYHSHFQKIVSLKEEAHLNTCFKHFILFTYEFSLIDKKELAPLQDLIESIVPC
- the LOC121785023 gene encoding growth-regulating factor 4-like isoform X3 → MSGAASSSVGVGLGVGAGIGGGGELGYGGYRAPFTAVQWQELEHQAMIYKYLMAGLPVPPDLVMPIRRSFDAISARFFHHPSLGYCSYYGKKFDPEPGRCRRTDGKKWRCSKDAHPDSKYCERHMHRGRNRSRKPVESQSTLQSASTAMSHISSGCGNNSGSFHGSGSGSGSYQNMPYYSVASSDGSSFGSNVTKLQMEPLSYGIENKDFRYIHGVTPNADDNSFSPEPSASVGSLGLGSSAGGGGMWRLLPSQVSSSSMLKPKSDSQLLGPSSTQQNIPHTFEPISKQRQHCFLRGEIVSPVPDKQEEQHPVHPFFSEWPTTKESWSTLDNDDGSGKNFFSTTQLSMSIPRASANFSSSGYSTQDA
- the LOC121785023 gene encoding growth-regulating factor 4-like isoform X2 — protein: MSGAASSSVGVGLGVGAGIGGGGELGYGGYRAPFTAVQWQELEHQAMIYKYLMAGLPVPPDLVMPIRRSFDAISARFFHHPSLGYCSYYGKKFDPEPGRCRRTDGKKWRCSKDAHPDSKYCERHMHRGRNRSRKPVESQSTLQSASTAMSHISSGCGNNSGSFHGSGSGSGSYQNMPYYSVASSDGSSFGSNVTKLQMEPLSYGIENKDFRQYIHGVTPNADDNSFSPEPSASVGSLGLGSSAGGGGMWRLLPSQVSSSSMLKPKSDSQLLGPSSTQQNIPHTFEPISKQRQHCFLRGEIVSPVPDKQEEQHPVHPFFSEWPTTKESWSTLDNDDGSGKNFFSTTQLSMSIPRASANFSSSGYSTQDA
- the LOC121785023 gene encoding growth-regulating factor 4-like isoform X1; this encodes MSGAASSSVGVGLGVGAGIGGGGELGYGGYRAPFTAVQWQELEHQAMIYKYLMAGLPVPPDLVMPIRRSFDAISARFFHHPSLGYCSYYGKKFDPEPGRCRRTDGKKWRCSKDAHPDSKYCERHMHRGRNRSRKPVESQSTLQSASTAMSHISSGCGNNSGSFHGSGSGSGSYQNMPYYSVASSDGSSFGSNVTKLQMEPLSYGIENKDFRQYIHGVTPNADDNSFSPEPSASVGSLGLGSSAGGGGMWRLLPSQVSSSSMLKPKSDSQLLGPSSTQQNIPHTFEPISKQRQHCFLRGEIVSPVPDKQEEQHPVHPFFSEWPTTKESWSTLDNDDGSGKNFFSTTQLSMSIPRASANFSSSGYSTQGESNREL
- the LOC121783531 gene encoding cadmium-induced protein AS8-like isoform X1; amino-acid sequence: MVVEVEMIIKGLFRRYERRNPVNPTIGAFWGVGIGIGCGVGWGPGFGHEVVGYVGAGCGAGFNVGITFLGVGLGLPANYLFRAPHSELSVEKKGSSLTGSRSTMEDDRTGISGTQQSQGASFSGFKVDSLKNFRDLPDVRSMFASYSKHVTDCLHRVTGRLNPSG
- the LOC121783531 gene encoding cadmium-induced protein AS8-like isoform X2; its protein translation is MIIKGLFRRYERRNPVNPTIGAFWGVGIGIGCGVGWGPGFGHEVVGYVGAGCGAGFNVGITFLGVGLGLPANYLFRAPHSELSVEKKGSSLTGSRSTMEDDRTGISGTQQSQGASFSGFKVDSLKNFRDLPDVRSMFASYSKHVTDCLHRVTGRLNPSG